A stretch of DNA from Chiloscyllium plagiosum isolate BGI_BamShark_2017 unplaced genomic scaffold, ASM401019v2 scaf_47359, whole genome shotgun sequence:
GTGTTTTGAATGTCATAATTCTCAAACACActtgttcctcaatttccattATCTTCTTGACCGTTGTCTCAGTCATGTTGCGGGTCATTTGCTCAGTGCAACATGCTCTGCCGTCAACCATGAGAGTAGTGGCAACATATAAATGGTCAAAGCCTACGAGTAGCATCTGCAGACTGACAGTCGGCCTGAATGGATGAGGCCGCGAGCTAAAGACGAGACTTTATTTTCAACGAATGCCAGAATAGCAGCACTTTTGTTTCCACGCCCCACTCAATTTATTTTTAGAAGAAATGTAATGACATGATGAAAGTATTTGAAAAAGTAAATGGACAAAATATCTTTATGATTGCAAATCACACATTTTCCTATGATTGTTAGTTCTCGAATATCTGTGTTCATTTCAATCGCTGTTCTCAGTAACTCTTATTTTGCAGATGAAAATTGGGCGCTAAGACTAGTGAATGGAGAAAGCCGCTGTGATGGCCGAGTTGAAGTTTACTCTCATGGAAGCTGGGGCGGAGTGCATGACACCGTGTGGGATCAGAATGATGCCAACGTTGTCTGCAGACAGCTGGGATGCGGTTATGCCTTAGAAATATATAATTCTTCAAAGTacggggagagtgatggtggTTCGTGGGTACATGTTGTCCAATGTCATGGACATGAATCACAGCTCCAGGACTGCAGGATCTCCAACACATTGAATTCGTCTGACATCGAAGGCAGTAGCGTAGGGGTCCTCTGTTCAGGTAAGTAGACTCTTCACATTTAAACCAGCTCAGATATATCAAGGTAAATATTCATCTGCTGAGTAAATTGAGAATGTACACTACTTGCTTGTCCGTGTCACTCAAACCATTTATTCATCGCTCGGATATCAGCAGATCTGAGGTGGGCGGCGGGTGCGGATGGATGAATATGAGAAATTGACACCATTTTGTTGTGAGATACAAGCATTAcgtggcaggtcaggtgaattggctatgctaaattacgcAGAGTGTtatttgcattagtcagagggaaatgggtctgggtgggtttaacgtcggagggtcagtgtggactggttggtccaaagAGCcactttccacaatgtagggaatctaatcttatctcaTCTAATCTTAAGGGGCGGCAGgctggcacagtggatagcactgctgcctcacagcgccagaaacccgggttcaattcccgcctcagggaactgtctgagtggtttgcacattctccccgtttctgcgttagttcactctgggtgctctggtttcctctcacatgcaccaaagatgtgcagtataggtgaattggccatgttaaattgcttgtagtgtgaggtgaaggggtaaatggagaggaatgggtctgtgtgggttgctcttcggagagtcgttGTGGAcgtgttgggacgaagggcctgtttccacactctaagttatctaatctaattacagttTCTTAACCCAAAAGTAAAGTTGACACACGTGCACAAAGAATGCGTtagttctgataaagagtcactcGACTTGAAATGCTAACACCACTTCCCAAAGAGGCCAGTAAACCTCCTGCATTTCACCAGCAGAGTTGGAAAGATTGACTTATAGGGAGAAGATAAATAGACTGGGGCGTTTTTCCCTGGATggtcggaggctgaagggagaccGGACAGAAGTTTATTATATCAGGAGGGGCATgcataaggtgaatagacaaggcatTGTCCCCAGGATAGTGAAATCCGAATCTGGAGGGCAGAGGTTAAAAGTAAGGGGAAAAGATTTCTAATGGAACTGAGGGAAAATGTTTGTCACAAAAGAGGTTGTACGTATGAAATATCTTGACAGTGAGGTGTTGGAGgatagtacagttacaacatttaaaaggcatgtgaatTTGtgaataaataggaagggtttagagatatGTGGGTGGAATGTTATCAAATGGgagt
This window harbors:
- the LOC122546133 gene encoding deleted in malignant brain tumors 1 protein-like, with translation NNGPRLVGGENRCSGRVEVLHGEQWGTLCGVYFDLQDANVVCEHLFCGTVKSIPRDARFGRGARPVWKENYECHGNERRLWNCPVSHGESFNCSHGNMANVICSDENWALRLVNGESRCDGRVEVYSHGSWGGVHDTVWDQNDANVVCRQLGCGYALEIYNSSKYGESDGGSWVHVVQCHGHESQLQDCRISNTLNSSDIEGSSVGVLCSGK